Proteins co-encoded in one Actinomycetota bacterium genomic window:
- a CDS encoding aminodeoxychorismate/anthranilate synthase component II (aminodeoxychorismate synthase subunit PabA; with PabB catalyzes the formation of 4-amino-4-deoxychorismate from chorismate and glutamine in para-aminobenzoate synthesis; PabA provides the glutamine amidotransferase activity) — protein RGAGVLAGLPVPFAATRYHSLVVERQGLPEVLEVTGETAQGLVMALRHRSHPVEGVQFHPESILTDAGHQLLGNWLGGLRARAAA, from the coding sequence CCGGGGCGCGGGAGTGCTGGCCGGGCTGCCGGTGCCGTTCGCGGCCACCCGCTACCACTCGCTGGTGGTGGAGCGACAGGGCCTGCCCGAGGTGCTGGAGGTGACCGGGGAGACCGCCCAGGGCCTGGTCATGGCCCTGCGCCACCGCAGCCACCCGGTCGAGGGCGTCCAGTTCCACCCCGAGTCGATCCTCACCGACGCCGGTCACCAGCTCCTGGGCAACTGGCTCGGCGGGCTCCGGGCCCGGGCGGCCGCCTGA